In Piliocolobus tephrosceles isolate RC106 chromosome 12, ASM277652v3, whole genome shotgun sequence, one DNA window encodes the following:
- the DGAT2L6 gene encoding diacylglycerol O-acyltransferase 2-like protein 6, with translation MAFFSRLNLQEGLQTLSVLQWIPVYIFLGAIPILLIPYFLLFSKFWSLAVLSLAWLAYDWKTHSQGGRRSAWVRNWTLWNYFRNYFPVKLVKTHDLSPKHNYIIANHPHGILSFGVFINFATEATGIARIFPSITPFVGTLEGVFWIPIVREYVMSMGVCPVSRSALKYLLTQKGSGNAVVIVVGGAAEALLCQPGASTLFLKQRKGFVKLALKTGAYLVPSYSFGENEVFNQETFPEGTWLRLLQKTFQDTFKKILGLNFCTFHGRGLTHGSWGFLPFNRPITTVVGEPLPIPRIKRPNQKTVDKYHALYISALRKLFDQHKVEYGLPETQELTII, from the exons ATGGCCTTCTTCTCCCGACTGAATCTCCAGGAGGGCCTCCAAACCCTCTCTGTTTTGCAATGGATTCCAGTCTATATATTTTTAG GAGCTATTCCCATTCTCCTTATACCCTACTTTCTGCTGTTCAGTAAGTTCTGGTCCTTGGCTGTGCTCTCCTTAGCCTGGCTCGCCTATGATTGGAAGACCCACAGTCAAG GCGGCAGGCGTTCAGCTTGGGTACGAAACTGGACCCTATGGAATTATTTCCGAAATTACTTCCCAGTAAAG CTGGTGAAGACTCATGATCTTTCTCCCAAACACAACTATATCATCGCCAATCACCCCCATGGCATTCTgtcttttggtgtcttcatcaacTTTGCCACTGAGGCCACTGGCATTGCTCGGATTTTCCCATCCATCACTCCCTTTGTAGGGACCttagaaggggtattttggatccCAATTGTGCGAGAATACGTGATGTCAATGG GTGTGTGCCCCGTGAGTAGGTCAGCCTTGAAGTACTTGCTGACCCAGAAAGGCTCAGGCAATGCTGTGGTTATTGTGGTGGGTGGAGCTGCTGAAGCTCTCTTGTGCCAGCCAGGAGCCTCCACTCTCTTCCTCAAGCAGCGTAAAGGTTTTGTGAAGTTGGCACTGAAAACAGG GGCATACCTTGTCCCTTCATATTCCTTTGGTGAGAACGAGGTTTTCAATCAGGAGACCTTCCCTGAGGGCACGTGGTTAAGGTTGCTCCAAAAAACCTTCCAGGACACATTCAAAAAAATCCTGGGACTCAATTTCTGTACCTTCCATGGCCGGGGCTTAACTCACGGATCCTGGGGCTTCCTGCCTTTCAATCGGCCCATTACCACTGTTG TTGGGGAACCCCTGCCAATTCCCAGGATTAAGAGGCCAAACCAGAAGACAGTGGACAAGTATCACGCACTCTACATCAGTGCCCTGCGCAAGCTCTTTGACCAACATAAAGTTGAATATGGCCTCCCTGAGACCCAAGAGCTGACAATTATATAA